Proteins encoded within one genomic window of Alteribacter populi:
- a CDS encoding amidohydrolase — protein MSSTFWLTNTTLESGYQIEHGVISGTETECCHLLIRDGKVAKIIPSSKPITDNSPQKDAEGLLALPSFIEKHCHLDKTLLGDRWRSVTPVKSIFERLEIEKEVLPSLETTTKERAEKLLNIYLKSGVTHVRTHVDVYPEVGLKNLEEVQEALQTFEGKLSYEIVAFPQHGMLRTKSKDLVREALRQGANLVGGVDPANVDGDIEASLQEMVELAVEENAGIDLHLHDANHLGIFTMKRLAKLTEEAGLQGKVSISHAFGLGDIPLSQAEGMAELLADAGITIITSVPINRKFPPVGLLHEGGVSVAVGCDNIFDVWSPFGNGDILERAGRLAEISGRVDERSLSQTLSFITDGKTPLNHEGEQIWPKIGDDASIVLVEASCSAEAIARRSKRIITMFKGEIVSGSLRKKNE, from the coding sequence ATGAGTTCTACTTTTTGGCTAACAAACACCACATTAGAGAGTGGATACCAGATTGAGCATGGCGTGATTTCAGGAACCGAGACAGAATGTTGTCATCTGTTAATTAGGGATGGGAAAGTTGCGAAAATTATACCTTCTAGTAAACCTATTACAGACAATTCACCACAAAAAGATGCGGAGGGGTTATTAGCTCTTCCATCATTTATAGAAAAACATTGTCATCTAGATAAAACATTGCTTGGTGACCGATGGCGTTCCGTCACACCTGTTAAAAGTATTTTTGAACGCCTTGAAATTGAAAAAGAAGTTCTTCCTTCTTTGGAAACTACAACGAAAGAACGTGCGGAAAAGTTACTTAATATTTATTTGAAATCCGGCGTGACTCATGTACGAACGCATGTGGATGTATATCCTGAGGTTGGATTGAAGAATTTAGAAGAAGTCCAAGAAGCATTGCAAACGTTTGAAGGAAAGTTATCTTATGAAATTGTTGCATTTCCGCAACATGGAATGTTGCGTACGAAGTCGAAAGATTTAGTTAGGGAAGCCCTTCGTCAAGGTGCAAATCTTGTAGGTGGTGTTGATCCAGCTAACGTGGATGGAGATATTGAAGCCTCTCTACAAGAGATGGTTGAACTGGCTGTCGAAGAAAATGCAGGAATCGATTTGCATTTACACGACGCGAATCATCTAGGTATCTTTACAATGAAAAGATTGGCTAAGTTAACGGAAGAAGCCGGTCTTCAAGGCAAGGTATCGATTAGCCATGCATTTGGCCTTGGGGATATCCCCCTATCTCAAGCAGAAGGAATGGCAGAACTACTGGCCGATGCAGGAATCACCATCATTACCAGTGTGCCGATTAATCGAAAGTTCCCACCTGTTGGCTTATTGCACGAAGGAGGTGTATCGGTTGCTGTCGGATGTGATAATATTTTTGATGTTTGGTCACCATTTGGAAATGGAGATATTTTAGAACGCGCAGGTCGTTTAGCAGAAATTTCAGGACGGGTAGACGAACGGTCATTATCACAAACGCTCTCATTTATTACCGATGGGAAAACACCACTTAATCATGAAGGAGAACAAATTTGGCCAAAAATTGGGGACGATGCAAGCATCGTCTTAGTTGAAGCATCTTGTTCTGCTGAAGCGATTGCAAGAAGATCTAAGCGAATTATTACGATGTTCAAAGGAGAAATCGTTTCAGGTTCTCTTAGAAAGAAAAATGAATAG
- a CDS encoding class D sortase produces MNVLLKLCITVGITLVILSGYQWWIGSSSVLPIDAASHPPLSVDISSTHEGEYIADLKIPALEKKFKVYWGTAEDSLNRGVGMFDSQYTTAPDKEKHTVLSGHRDTVFTELGTLEEGHILQVQYNAELYEYEIQDIWITDADDLTVIVEKDQPTLTLTTCYPFNYIGTAPERYVIQAEKNH; encoded by the coding sequence ATGAACGTGTTGCTAAAGCTCTGTATTACTGTGGGAATCACTTTGGTTATTTTGAGCGGATATCAATGGTGGATCGGATCAAGTAGTGTTCTGCCTATCGATGCTGCTTCTCACCCTCCTTTATCGGTAGATATATCTTCCACCCACGAAGGGGAGTACATCGCAGACCTTAAGATCCCTGCCCTGGAAAAAAAGTTTAAGGTATACTGGGGGACTGCCGAAGATAGCTTAAATCGAGGGGTTGGCATGTTTGACAGTCAGTATACGACAGCACCCGATAAAGAAAAGCATACTGTGTTAAGCGGTCATCGTGATACGGTTTTTACAGAACTCGGTACATTGGAAGAGGGTCACATCCTGCAAGTACAGTATAATGCTGAGTTGTATGAATATGAAATTCAGGATATTTGGATTACAGATGCAGATGATCTCACTGTTATCGTGGAGAAAGACCAGCCTACACTCACGTTAACCACCTGTTACCCGTTCAACTATATCGGTACAGCGCCGGAACGCTATGTCATTCAGGCTGAAAAAAATCATTAA
- a CDS encoding M14 family metallopeptidase: MFKNKVVIFFLAIVVMIPSMGIAEVKANDDSPPADVNDAPPAAGQIPDSYIPEAYVPYFGQSIEQPEHIKELYPDPGVGYDTPGFQDGKWNFTTTEEMMEFLNELDRNSDVMQMETAGYSLEGREIPLLIFTTSDSEESDDFKSKPTVWLEAQVHGNEAGSGEAALVTAQKLATDKLGEEVLDDINVIILPRLNPDGSYYYQVGSARGLWINRDHMKLDLPETKAVNKAFNRFNPEVAMTSHEYGHRNWDTFSHLGDEGGAPYHDILLARGYNLNIPESVREMADDLFINNAFDDLEEIGYSTDTYFSFGQDESEVTGEFTISEAGSAPRFETNIEGLSPSLSFLIEGRGDRIGRESFERRVHSQVETIKSFFRTTVENATEVKSTVDKAREEIISNGETIDDNDKVIITSEAKTLPDERPYEVLDIASGEVVDVPTTYISYAEAEPTLERVRPTAYILPPAYHHVAEKLKIHGVEVNKLNESMELTVDRYMVTDQEIADSVVEGHVTNHVETEIEEKTIFFPKGSYVFQMNQTSANIIALALEPEAEDSYVTFNTIPVNVGDEIPVYRYMSEEKLDVEIVGDEAEEIVEEEGAAMPDTATNYPLMVLTGFLLAAVGLFFFRKKTLI; encoded by the coding sequence ATGTTCAAAAATAAGGTAGTCATTTTTTTCCTAGCTATAGTAGTTATGATACCGTCAATGGGGATCGCAGAGGTTAAAGCAAATGATGATTCCCCTCCAGCGGATGTCAACGACGCACCTCCTGCAGCTGGACAAATCCCTGATTCCTATATACCAGAAGCATATGTACCTTACTTTGGTCAAAGCATCGAGCAACCTGAACATATCAAGGAATTATATCCAGATCCCGGTGTTGGATACGATACTCCTGGGTTTCAAGACGGGAAATGGAACTTCACGACAACCGAGGAAATGATGGAGTTCTTAAACGAATTAGATAGGAACAGCGACGTTATGCAGATGGAAACGGCTGGTTACTCCCTCGAGGGGCGTGAGATTCCGTTACTTATTTTTACTACAAGTGACAGTGAGGAATCAGATGATTTTAAAAGCAAACCAACAGTTTGGTTAGAAGCACAGGTCCATGGAAATGAGGCAGGGTCAGGTGAGGCTGCTCTCGTGACAGCCCAAAAACTTGCAACAGATAAACTTGGTGAAGAAGTGCTCGACGATATTAACGTCATTATATTACCACGACTGAACCCAGATGGCTCTTATTATTATCAAGTTGGAAGTGCACGCGGGTTATGGATTAACCGTGACCATATGAAATTAGACCTTCCGGAAACTAAAGCAGTTAACAAAGCGTTCAATCGATTTAACCCAGAGGTAGCCATGACTTCACATGAGTACGGGCATAGAAACTGGGATACTTTTTCTCATTTAGGGGATGAGGGGGGAGCACCATACCACGATATTCTTCTTGCGCGAGGATATAATCTAAACATTCCCGAATCTGTCCGAGAGATGGCGGATGACTTGTTTATCAATAATGCTTTTGATGATTTAGAGGAAATAGGTTACTCCACTGATACGTACTTTTCTTTTGGTCAAGACGAAAGTGAAGTCACAGGCGAATTCACAATTTCAGAAGCTGGATCGGCGCCACGCTTCGAAACCAATATCGAAGGTCTTTCGCCAAGTTTGAGCTTCCTAATCGAAGGTCGAGGGGACCGCATTGGACGAGAGAGCTTTGAACGCAGAGTACACTCACAAGTGGAAACCATAAAGAGCTTTTTTAGAACAACGGTTGAAAATGCAACAGAAGTAAAATCGACTGTTGACAAAGCAAGAGAAGAAATCATCAGTAACGGTGAAACAATAGATGACAATGATAAAGTCATCATAACAAGCGAAGCTAAAACACTTCCCGATGAGAGACCGTATGAAGTCCTTGACATAGCTAGCGGAGAAGTTGTGGATGTTCCAACAACATACATCAGTTATGCTGAAGCCGAACCTACCTTAGAACGCGTCCGCCCAACAGCATATATTTTGCCTCCAGCTTACCACCATGTTGCCGAGAAGTTAAAGATACATGGAGTTGAAGTAAACAAACTGAACGAATCAATGGAGTTGACGGTGGATCGTTACATGGTTACCGATCAGGAAATAGCTGACAGTGTCGTTGAAGGTCACGTAACAAACCATGTCGAAACGGAAATAGAAGAGAAAACGATCTTTTTCCCAAAAGGTAGCTATGTTTTTCAAATGAACCAGACTTCAGCTAACATCATCGCTTTGGCACTAGAACCTGAAGCTGAAGATAGTTATGTCACATTTAACACAATACCTGTTAATGTTGGGGATGAAATACCGGTATACCGGTATATGAGTGAAGAAAAACTCGATGTCGAGATCGTTGGTGATGAGGCTGAAGAAATTGTTGAAGAAGAAGGTGCGGCTATGCCTGATACAGCTACCAACTATCCACTCATGGTCTTAACCGGCTTTTTATTAGCTGCCGTTGGATTGTTCTTCTTTCGTAAAAAGACTTTAATTTAA
- a CDS encoding FadR/GntR family transcriptional regulator, producing MAIVSETVQKFVCDLIQSKNLEPGDLLPSERELANRLNVGRSSIREALQSLSEKGIIEKRIGKGAFVKKNLSVEDVGVSKSLMLSMDINNSLNLLEFRKAIEVEIAYLAAKRIQSKDIQILEKSLIDLEVCIKMESSIVVPDLVFHGTLARSINNDVMIQTYNSISDFFKRVRIEMAVYDDVKNALYYHQQIIKAINKGEAEKCSRLMREHIEDVEGNYHEMLKEFGI from the coding sequence ATGGCTATTGTAAGTGAAACTGTTCAAAAATTTGTGTGTGATTTAATTCAAAGTAAAAATCTTGAGCCAGGAGACCTGCTTCCTTCTGAACGAGAGCTAGCCAACCGGTTAAACGTGGGCAGGTCATCAATAAGGGAGGCTTTGCAGTCTCTTTCTGAGAAAGGAATTATTGAAAAGAGAATAGGGAAAGGGGCTTTTGTAAAAAAGAATCTATCTGTAGAAGATGTAGGGGTTTCCAAGTCGTTAATGTTGTCGATGGATATTAACAATTCACTTAATTTATTGGAGTTTCGTAAAGCTATTGAAGTGGAAATCGCTTATTTAGCTGCAAAAAGAATTCAGTCCAAAGACATACAAATTCTCGAAAAATCGCTCATCGACCTGGAAGTGTGTATCAAAATGGAATCATCTATTGTTGTACCTGACCTTGTGTTTCATGGAACATTGGCTCGCTCGATAAATAATGATGTGATGATTCAAACATACAATTCTATTTCCGATTTTTTCAAAAGAGTTCGAATCGAGATGGCTGTATATGATGATGTCAAAAATGCACTTTACTATCATCAACAAATTATAAAAGCTATTAACAAAGGAGAAGCAGAAAAATGTTCCAGACTGATGCGGGAACATATCGAAGATGTTGAAGGAAACTATCATGAGATGTTAAAAGAGTTTGGCATATAA
- a CDS encoding M14 family zinc carboxypeptidase, whose amino-acid sequence MNKNLLRLTLASVLTFALLFAAVPFQQTSAVGNGPNLNDNQTIKKERVKTYEEMSDFLYHVTDRSDRLELEVIGQSVKERDLFLVKFGNNPENPTIVFLTQQHGNEELITEGALNVIKNLSTNSRAVRELADNVNVLFVPRINPDGAEADVNFDISDYTAGGISTRFNANGIDLNRDHNDLTQPETTALHENVLQKYDIDYLIDFHHQGTSPILDDRYVSGSMLYPTNPGVNPETVEGSKQLGSVIYDAVEAKGWGHLAKYPGGTANTIARNGLAYTYDFSTLLFEMRGMTDNSREEAVLGQKSNGYLIQQAVVAMEAAMHAIADGSIEEADTTFWDELPYQQYGPSEEEGE is encoded by the coding sequence ATGAACAAAAATCTACTTAGATTGACACTGGCAAGCGTGCTGACTTTCGCACTTCTTTTTGCTGCCGTTCCATTTCAGCAAACAAGTGCAGTCGGAAACGGACCAAATTTAAACGATAACCAAACGATAAAAAAAGAACGTGTAAAAACGTATGAAGAAATGTCTGATTTTCTCTATCATGTAACGGACCGTTCTGATCGTCTTGAGCTTGAAGTCATTGGGCAATCGGTGAAAGAACGTGACTTATTTTTAGTTAAATTCGGTAACAACCCTGAAAATCCAACGATTGTGTTTTTAACTCAGCAACATGGTAACGAAGAATTGATCACAGAAGGTGCTCTCAATGTAATTAAAAACTTAAGCACAAACAGCCGTGCAGTACGTGAGCTTGCAGACAATGTAAACGTGTTATTCGTACCGCGTATTAATCCAGATGGTGCAGAAGCTGATGTTAACTTCGATATTAGTGACTATACTGCTGGTGGCATCTCCACTCGCTTTAATGCGAACGGGATTGATTTAAACCGTGACCACAACGATTTAACTCAACCAGAAACGACTGCGTTGCATGAAAATGTTTTACAAAAGTATGACATTGATTATTTAATTGACTTCCACCACCAAGGAACGTCTCCAATTCTTGATGACCGCTACGTATCCGGTTCAATGCTTTATCCGACAAACCCTGGAGTAAATCCTGAAACAGTCGAAGGTTCAAAGCAATTGGGCAGTGTCATTTATGATGCCGTTGAAGCAAAAGGATGGGGACATCTTGCGAAATACCCAGGCGGGACAGCCAACACGATTGCGCGTAATGGCTTAGCCTACACGTATGACTTCTCAACACTTCTATTTGAAATGCGCGGCATGACAGATAACAGCCGTGAAGAAGCGGTTCTTGGACAAAAAAGTAATGGCTACCTCATTCAACAAGCCGTCGTTGCCATGGAAGCAGCCATGCATGCGATTGCCGATGGCTCCATTGAAGAAGCCGACACTACCTTCTGGGATGAGCTCCCTTACCAACAGTACGGACCATCTGAAGAAGAAGGGGAATAA
- the xylE gene encoding D-xylose transporter XylE, whose translation MKQKQNSLYIILITLIACIGGLLFGYDTAVISGADRSIEAYFIEPLGLGSLAHGATISSALIGCIIGGLLSGYFASKFGRRNSLIAAATLFFLSALGSAYPEFLFFTKDEQSISLLLAFNLYRIIGGIGVGLASAIVPMYIGEIAPAKIRGRLVSFNQFTIIFGMLVVYFVNWGIASGQPLEWINDVGWRYMFASEAIPALLFGILLFFVPETPRYLAIKNQDDKALAILTKINGSSEAKTILSEIKQTVSVNISSEKIFAYGKLVIVIGVLLSVFQQFVGINVALYYAPRIFESMGAAKDASMLQTIVMGLTNVIFTVIAILTVDKWGRKPLLIVGSIGMAIGMFGVAGLAFSNVIGIGTLLFIIIYTASFMMSWGPICWVLISEIFPNKIRGQAVAVAVAAQWAANYLISSTYPMMMDYSGGLTYGFYGLMSVLSAIFVWKFVPETKGKTLEQMESVWKKTTSA comes from the coding sequence ATGAAGCAAAAACAAAACTCACTTTATATTATTTTAATTACGCTAATTGCTTGTATTGGTGGTTTACTTTTTGGATATGACACGGCTGTAATATCTGGGGCTGATAGGTCGATAGAAGCCTACTTTATTGAACCTTTAGGGTTAGGATCGTTAGCACATGGTGCAACAATTTCAAGTGCATTAATCGGGTGTATCATTGGAGGCTTACTATCTGGTTACTTCGCTTCAAAATTTGGTCGTCGGAATTCTCTTATCGCAGCAGCTACACTTTTTTTCTTATCAGCTCTAGGGTCTGCTTATCCTGAGTTTTTATTTTTCACAAAAGACGAACAATCAATTTCTCTATTACTTGCCTTTAACCTGTATCGAATCATAGGTGGAATTGGTGTTGGTTTGGCCTCAGCGATTGTTCCAATGTATATAGGTGAAATTGCACCTGCTAAAATTCGTGGTCGATTGGTATCGTTCAATCAATTTACAATCATTTTTGGGATGTTAGTTGTTTATTTTGTGAACTGGGGCATCGCTAGCGGCCAACCATTAGAATGGATAAACGATGTGGGATGGAGATATATGTTTGCTTCGGAAGCTATTCCCGCTCTATTGTTTGGTATACTTTTATTTTTCGTTCCCGAAACACCTCGATACTTAGCTATAAAAAATCAAGATGATAAAGCTCTAGCGATTCTTACTAAAATTAATGGTTCCTCTGAAGCGAAAACCATCCTAAGTGAAATTAAACAAACAGTATCGGTAAATATTTCTTCCGAGAAAATATTTGCTTACGGGAAATTAGTGATCGTTATTGGAGTCCTGCTCTCTGTATTCCAACAGTTTGTTGGTATTAACGTTGCTTTATATTATGCTCCTCGAATTTTTGAAAGCATGGGCGCCGCAAAAGATGCTTCGATGTTACAGACAATTGTTATGGGGCTCACCAATGTTATCTTTACTGTCATTGCCATTTTGACAGTAGATAAATGGGGACGTAAACCTTTATTAATCGTAGGTTCCATCGGTATGGCTATCGGTATGTTTGGTGTAGCAGGTTTGGCGTTTTCAAATGTTATCGGGATTGGTACTTTACTATTCATTATTATATACACAGCCTCATTCATGATGTCATGGGGCCCAATATGTTGGGTATTGATTTCGGAAATCTTCCCTAACAAAATTCGTGGACAAGCTGTAGCCGTTGCTGTAGCTGCACAATGGGCTGCTAACTATCTGATTTCATCTACTTACCCAATGATGATGGATTATAGCGGTGGTTTAACCTATGGTTTCTACGGTCTCATGAGTGTGCTATCAGCTATTTTTGTTTGGAAGTTTGTTCCTGAAACCAAAGGAAAGACCCTTGAGCAAATGGAAAGTGTTTGGAAAAAAACTACATCAGCATAG
- a CDS encoding AMP-binding protein yields the protein MAAKQPNHEALVYPDRGLRYTYEEFDHECRKVAKGLMKLGIERGEHMAIWSTNKPEWVTTQFASGKMGGVLVTVNTSYRTSELEYLLKQSDSTTLILMDSFKGASYLDMLYEIAPELRDCEPGQLQSERLPFLKNVIFMGAEKHPGMWSWPDLLEKAEQIADAELDERMESLDPEDAINMQYTSGTTGFPKGVMLTHNNLVNNAANIGACMNLSLEDRLCIPVPFFHCFGCVIGTLTCVNVGATMVPVEEFNPKRVLEAVEKERCTALHGVPTMFIAELNEKDFDQYDLSSLRTGVMAGSNCPVEVMKGVIDKMGADEVTIAYGQTESSPVITQTRVNDSLVRKTETVGRALPNVEVKIVHPGTDEEVESGRQGELCTRGYHVMKGYYKNPEATAEVLTDNGWLHTGDLAVMDESGYVRVTGRLKDMIIRGGENIYPREIEEMMYQHPKVQDVQIVGVPDTKYGEEVAAWLILKEGETATAEEMKTYFKSKISQHKIPRYFEFVDEYPMTASGKIQKFRLREQALERIESVQK from the coding sequence ATGGCAGCAAAACAACCTAATCACGAAGCGCTCGTTTACCCGGATCGCGGGTTGCGTTATACATATGAAGAGTTTGATCACGAGTGCCGGAAAGTGGCGAAAGGGTTAATGAAATTAGGCATTGAACGTGGAGAACATATGGCGATTTGGTCCACGAATAAGCCTGAATGGGTAACGACCCAATTTGCGAGTGGGAAAATGGGCGGTGTTTTAGTAACGGTAAATACAAGCTACCGTACATCAGAGCTTGAATACCTGCTCAAACAGTCCGACTCGACAACGTTAATTTTAATGGATTCATTTAAAGGGGCTTCTTACCTAGACATGCTGTATGAAATTGCTCCTGAGCTTCGGGACTGCGAACCAGGACAACTGCAATCAGAGCGGCTGCCATTTTTAAAGAACGTTATTTTCATGGGAGCAGAAAAGCATCCGGGCATGTGGAGCTGGCCTGATCTTCTAGAAAAAGCCGAGCAAATAGCCGATGCAGAATTAGATGAAAGAATGGAAAGTCTTGACCCCGAGGATGCAATTAACATGCAATACACATCCGGAACGACAGGGTTTCCGAAAGGTGTTATGCTAACTCACAATAACCTTGTGAATAACGCGGCGAATATTGGAGCTTGCATGAACCTTTCATTAGAGGATCGTTTGTGCATCCCAGTACCGTTTTTCCATTGCTTCGGTTGTGTAATCGGAACGCTCACTTGTGTTAATGTAGGCGCAACGATGGTTCCAGTAGAGGAGTTCAATCCGAAACGGGTACTCGAAGCGGTCGAAAAAGAGCGTTGTACAGCACTTCATGGTGTTCCGACGATGTTTATTGCCGAGCTAAACGAAAAGGACTTCGATCAGTACGATTTGTCCAGTCTTAGGACAGGCGTTATGGCTGGCTCCAACTGTCCAGTGGAAGTGATGAAAGGCGTCATCGACAAAATGGGTGCTGATGAAGTGACAATCGCTTATGGGCAAACGGAATCATCACCGGTTATTACGCAAACGAGAGTAAATGACTCACTCGTGAGAAAAACAGAAACAGTTGGACGTGCGTTACCGAATGTCGAAGTAAAAATTGTTCATCCAGGTACCGATGAAGAAGTCGAAAGTGGAAGGCAAGGAGAGCTTTGTACACGTGGCTACCACGTAATGAAGGGCTATTACAAAAACCCGGAGGCTACAGCTGAAGTGCTAACAGACAATGGCTGGCTTCATACAGGTGATCTTGCGGTTATGGATGAAAGCGGTTACGTTAGGGTCACAGGACGTTTGAAGGATATGATCATTCGTGGCGGGGAAAACATTTATCCGCGCGAAATCGAAGAGATGATGTATCAGCATCCGAAAGTTCAAGATGTACAAATCGTAGGGGTTCCAGACACAAAATACGGAGAAGAAGTTGCGGCATGGTTGATCTTAAAAGAAGGAGAAACTGCCACAGCAGAAGAGATGAAAACGTATTTTAAGAGCAAGATTTCACAGCACAAAATTCCGCGTTATTTTGAATTTGTAGATGAATATCCGATGACGGCCTCTGGAAAAATTCAAAAATTCCGTTTGCGGGAACAGGCATTAGAACGAATTGAATCGGTACAAAAATAA
- a CDS encoding Na+/H+ antiporter NhaC family protein encodes MNTRFSLAEIVFIFTVTIGLLMAAIAQSYPLFLAILPGLFALGFFSFRKGITLKEIIRSSFTGMKRNKDVAWLLTFIGLILPTWFLAGTIDDLNALFLLFITPEYYLTIAFLVTALMSFVVGSAVGSLSIVGIPLIGVGELLGIPLGLVGGALVSGAFVGDRSSPLSSSFQLLAFSVELSVKEHLRTISPTMGITVFLTTLLFLIIDLTMSVSQTSAGTAGSAIVWGDLLVSLLPPLLLLLMILLGKNMKTCFSLSIVAAGGVLLSRGVSLDAWLEGAMLGVGSVNGLVGMIPFILFILIVGVYCQIIEDTKMLQPFLERLFSNKKSLPKNTAQTIGVAAGVSLISPNQSFPILLTGRALLPHWTAHFHRRDLSRTLADSTVVFAGLVPWSLLAILCSTILGMPVIVYLPFAIFLWLSPVVTFVYSYWKPQSQNKNEPSFSKQQSRSHSS; translated from the coding sequence ATGAATACCCGATTCTCGTTAGCTGAGATTGTCTTTATTTTTACTGTTACGATTGGTTTATTAATGGCTGCCATTGCCCAAAGCTATCCTCTATTTCTAGCAATCCTTCCTGGTTTATTTGCGCTCGGCTTTTTTAGCTTTCGAAAAGGAATCACACTAAAAGAAATCATCCGTTCATCCTTTACGGGAATGAAACGAAACAAAGATGTCGCCTGGCTCTTAACGTTCATTGGACTCATTTTACCTACTTGGTTTTTAGCCGGGACGATTGATGATTTAAATGCGTTATTCCTATTATTCATCACACCTGAATACTATTTAACGATTGCCTTTCTCGTGACGGCACTGATGTCCTTTGTCGTTGGTTCAGCAGTTGGAAGCTTAAGTATTGTAGGAATTCCTTTAATCGGAGTAGGAGAACTTCTCGGAATCCCTCTAGGCCTTGTTGGTGGTGCGCTTGTTTCAGGTGCCTTTGTAGGTGACCGTTCCTCACCGTTATCAAGCTCCTTTCAGCTGCTTGCATTTTCAGTGGAGTTGTCTGTAAAAGAGCATTTACGAACGATTTCTCCAACGATGGGGATCACGGTTTTTTTAACCACACTTCTTTTTTTGATCATTGATCTCACCATGAGTGTATCGCAAACGAGTGCAGGTACAGCAGGTTCAGCTATCGTATGGGGGGATTTGCTCGTTTCGTTACTTCCTCCGCTTCTGTTACTGTTGATGATATTACTCGGGAAAAATATGAAGACGTGCTTTTCTTTAAGTATTGTTGCTGCTGGAGGCGTCCTGTTATCCCGAGGTGTTTCTCTTGATGCATGGTTGGAAGGGGCGATGCTTGGCGTTGGCTCAGTCAATGGCCTCGTAGGCATGATTCCGTTCATCTTGTTCATTCTCATCGTTGGCGTTTATTGCCAAATAATTGAGGATACAAAAATGCTTCAGCCATTTTTAGAGCGTTTGTTTTCGAATAAGAAGTCATTACCAAAAAACACGGCGCAAACAATCGGAGTTGCAGCTGGGGTTTCTCTTATCTCCCCTAATCAGTCATTTCCGATTCTCCTTACAGGGCGAGCCCTTCTGCCCCACTGGACAGCTCATTTTCACCGAAGGGACTTGTCTAGAACGTTGGCGGATTCCACGGTCGTTTTCGCCGGTTTAGTGCCTTGGAGCTTACTTGCCATTTTGTGTAGTACGATTTTAGGAATGCCGGTTATTGTTTATTTGCCCTTCGCCATTTTTCTCTGGCTTTCTCCTGTCGTTACATTCGTTTACAGCTATTGGAAACCACAATCTCAAAATAAAAACGAACCTTCTTTTTCTAAACAACAAAGCCGCTCCCATTCGTCATAG